A single Hemitrygon akajei chromosome 29, sHemAka1.3, whole genome shotgun sequence DNA region contains:
- the LOC140718500 gene encoding protein polyglycylase TTLL10-like isoform X2 translates to MQNPKVKPRKAGMGENSVEKKRNKQTLNRAVQAARHQLGKSSASNPFITGGSGTRQPKHRKQVGRANQKEEDKPNTGRKQEDSKGQGPFFYVGGTSGTSLDKGWKQILDNNRDDYYFKWSDAKVVSNYQNFQEGKQMVNQIPNKSVLTSKFGLCSSLKNNERIMNKYGRITFSRFMKLDEFYPETYRMVIKSERHAFYQAFQEGQIWISKPAESSQGKGIFLLKTLDDLKAFHEKLESTKENPYIRMCFYNSPINRIVQRYIDEPLLLEGRKFDVRSYFLIACSSPFVTFFRHGYAKLTCNEYNPNSDDLTDHLTNQFIQKKNPRYSDMKEDTVWSMEHLNDYINEKYMQAKQLPKDWVFTDFTNRIQQIVTQCFIASKARLGSKLGYFDLFGCDIMIDQNFKVWLLEINSNPSLQTNCAVLQSVVPKVLNEALDLVLEIFKKRSSGLSIMPLEALKEFVLLYNGSPKEPFMKTFKDQTAERAVVLERPQQSENSSQIKVGTTFDLMSATEPASVQRRQLPRVNTLLHPGTLPEISLVQHLCSASTGNDSNLQSSNHSAIVSSDERGLQNHAPDLGLSKRQKMYPCLRLALTKQHSASQHLHKSLQDNLFTSHASFHSLIITRNHLAPRKLHPNQLRQRLTPKQSVHALN, encoded by the exons GAGGATCTGGCACAAGACAGCCCAAGCATAGAAAGCAAGTTGGTCGTGCAAATCAAAAGGAAGAAGACAAGCCGAATACTGGCAGGAAACAGGAGGACAGTAAAGGACAAGGTCCTTTCTTCTACGTTGGAGGCACAAGTGGAACTTCATT GGACAAGGGCTGGAAGCAAATCCTGGATAACAACCGAGATGACTACTACTTTAAATGGTCTGATGCTAAAGTAGTTTCCAACTATCAAAACTTTCAAGAAG GTAAGCAGATGGTGAATCAAATCCCAAACAAAAGTGTCCTGACCAGCAAGTTTGGCCTCTGCTCTTCACTCAAGAACAACGAACGTATAATGAATAAGTATGGCAGGATAACGTTCTCGAG ATTCATGAAACTAGACGAATTTTACCCAGAGACGTATCGAATGGTTATAAAAAGTGAACGTCATGCTTTCTACCAAGCCTTCCAAG AAGGCCAGATTTGGATATCCAAGCCTGCAGAATCATCTCAGGGAAAAGGAATCTTCCTATTGAAGACACTCGATGATCTAAAAGCATTTCATGAAAAATTGGAAAGCACAAAAGAGAATCCCTATATCAGAATGTGTTTCTACAATTCTCCTATTAATAGAATCGTGCAAAG ATACATTGATGAGCCCTTGCTGTTGGAAGGCAGGAAATTTGATGTCCGCTCCTACTTCTTAATCGCCTGCAGTTCACCCTTTGTGACCTTTTTTCGCCATGGTTACGCCAAGCTGACctgtaatgaatacaatccaaacTCTGACGATCTGACGGATCACCTGACCAATCAG TTCATCCAGAAAAAGAACCCCAGGTATAGTGACATGAAGGAGGACACAGTCTGGTCGATGGAACACCTGAATGACTACATTAATGAGAAGTACATGCAAGCAAAGCAGCTCCCCAAGGACTGGGTCTTCACTGATTTTACA AACCGGATACAGCAGATCGTTACCCAGTGTTTCATTGCCAGCAAGGCCAGGCTGGGTAGTAAACTGGGCTATTTTGACCTTTTCGGTTGCGACATTATGATTGATCAGAATTTCAAG GTATGGTTGCTGGAGATTAACTCAAACCCATCTTTACAGACAAACTGTGCAGTCCTCCAATCTGTCGTCCCCAAAGTATTGAATGAAGCTCTTG aTCTGGTGCTTGAAATATTCAAAAAAAGGAGCAGTGGACTGTCCATCATGCCTCTTGAAGCACTGAAAGAATTTGTCCTGTTGTACAATGGTTCCCCAAAAGAGCCATTTATGAAAACATTTAAAGACCAGACAGCAGAGAGAGCAGTGGTTCTTGAACGTCCTCAGCAATCTGAGAACAGCTCTCAGATAAAG GTTGGAACAACTTTTGACCTAATGTCAGCAACAGAGCCTGCCTCAGTTCAGAGAAGACAGTTGCCCAGGGTTAACACCCTCCTCCATCCAGGAACACTCCCAGAGATTTCGCTGGTACAGCATCTTTGTTCTGCCAGTACAGGGAACGACAGTAACCTTCAGTCCAGCAATCACTCAGCCATAGTCTCTTCAGATGAACGAGGTCTTCAGAATCATGCTCCAGATCTTGGTCTTTCCAAGCGACAGAAGATGTATCCGTGTTTAAGGCTAGCACTCACCAAACAACATTCAGCCAGCCAACACTTACATAAGAGTTTGCAGGACAACCTCTTCACATCTCATGCTTCCTTTCATTCCCTGATCATCACGAGGAATCACTTAGCTCCAAGAAAGTTACATCCAAATCAGCTGAGGCAAAGGTTGACTCCAAAGCAATCAGTACATGCCCTGAATTAA
- the LOC140718500 gene encoding protein polyglycylase TTLL10-like isoform X6, with translation MQNPKVKPRKAGMGENSVEKKRNKQTLNRAVQAARHQLGKSSASNPFITGGSGTRQPKHRKQVGRANQKEEDKPNTGRKQEDSKGQGPFFYVGGTSGTSLITAFCRDKGWKQILDNNRDDYYFKWSDAKVVSNYQNFQEGKQMVNQIPNKSVLTSKFGLCSSLKNNERIMNKYGRITFSRFMKLDEFYPETYRMVIKSERHAFYQAFQEGQIWISKPAESSQGKGIFLLKTLDDLKAFHEKLESTKENPYIRMCFYNSPINRIVQRYIDEPLLLEGRKFDVRSYFLIACSSPFVTFFRHGYAKLTCNEYNPNSDDLTDHLTNQFIQKKNPRYSDMKEDTVWSMEHLNDYINEKYMQAKQLPKDWVFTDFTNRIQQIVTQCFIASKARLGSKLGYFDLFGCDIMIDQNFKVWLLEINSNPSLQTNCAVLQSVVPKVLNEALDLVLEIFKKRSSGLSIMPLEALKEFVLLYNGSPKEPFMKTFKDQTAERAVVLERPQQSENSSQIKVG, from the exons GAGGATCTGGCACAAGACAGCCCAAGCATAGAAAGCAAGTTGGTCGTGCAAATCAAAAGGAAGAAGACAAGCCGAATACTGGCAGGAAACAGGAGGACAGTAAAGGACAAGGTCCTTTCTTCTACGTTGGAGGCACAAGTGGAACTTCATT AATTACCGCCTTCTGCAGGGACAAGGGCTGGAAGCAAATCCTGGATAACAACCGAGATGACTACTACTTTAAATGGTCTGATGCTAAAGTAGTTTCCAACTATCAAAACTTTCAAGAAG GTAAGCAGATGGTGAATCAAATCCCAAACAAAAGTGTCCTGACCAGCAAGTTTGGCCTCTGCTCTTCACTCAAGAACAACGAACGTATAATGAATAAGTATGGCAGGATAACGTTCTCGAG ATTCATGAAACTAGACGAATTTTACCCAGAGACGTATCGAATGGTTATAAAAAGTGAACGTCATGCTTTCTACCAAGCCTTCCAAG AAGGCCAGATTTGGATATCCAAGCCTGCAGAATCATCTCAGGGAAAAGGAATCTTCCTATTGAAGACACTCGATGATCTAAAAGCATTTCATGAAAAATTGGAAAGCACAAAAGAGAATCCCTATATCAGAATGTGTTTCTACAATTCTCCTATTAATAGAATCGTGCAAAG ATACATTGATGAGCCCTTGCTGTTGGAAGGCAGGAAATTTGATGTCCGCTCCTACTTCTTAATCGCCTGCAGTTCACCCTTTGTGACCTTTTTTCGCCATGGTTACGCCAAGCTGACctgtaatgaatacaatccaaacTCTGACGATCTGACGGATCACCTGACCAATCAG TTCATCCAGAAAAAGAACCCCAGGTATAGTGACATGAAGGAGGACACAGTCTGGTCGATGGAACACCTGAATGACTACATTAATGAGAAGTACATGCAAGCAAAGCAGCTCCCCAAGGACTGGGTCTTCACTGATTTTACA AACCGGATACAGCAGATCGTTACCCAGTGTTTCATTGCCAGCAAGGCCAGGCTGGGTAGTAAACTGGGCTATTTTGACCTTTTCGGTTGCGACATTATGATTGATCAGAATTTCAAG GTATGGTTGCTGGAGATTAACTCAAACCCATCTTTACAGACAAACTGTGCAGTCCTCCAATCTGTCGTCCCCAAAGTATTGAATGAAGCTCTTG aTCTGGTGCTTGAAATATTCAAAAAAAGGAGCAGTGGACTGTCCATCATGCCTCTTGAAGCACTGAAAGAATTTGTCCTGTTGTACAATGGTTCCCCAAAAGAGCCATTTATGAAAACATTTAAAGACCAGACAGCAGAGAGAGCAGTGGTTCTTGAACGTCCTCAGCAATCTGAGAACAGCTCTCAGATAAAGGTTGGATAA
- the LOC140718500 gene encoding protein polyglycylase TTLL10-like isoform X1, with translation MQNPKVKPRKAGMGENSVEKKRNKQTLNRAVQAARHQLGKSSASNPFITGGSGTRQPKHRKQVGRANQKEEDKPNTGRKQEDSKGQGPFFYVGGTSGTSLITAFCRDKGWKQILDNNRDDYYFKWSDAKVVSNYQNFQEGKQMVNQIPNKSVLTSKFGLCSSLKNNERIMNKYGRITFSRFMKLDEFYPETYRMVIKSERHAFYQAFQEGQIWISKPAESSQGKGIFLLKTLDDLKAFHEKLESTKENPYIRMCFYNSPINRIVQRYIDEPLLLEGRKFDVRSYFLIACSSPFVTFFRHGYAKLTCNEYNPNSDDLTDHLTNQFIQKKNPRYSDMKEDTVWSMEHLNDYINEKYMQAKQLPKDWVFTDFTNRIQQIVTQCFIASKARLGSKLGYFDLFGCDIMIDQNFKVWLLEINSNPSLQTNCAVLQSVVPKVLNEALDLVLEIFKKRSSGLSIMPLEALKEFVLLYNGSPKEPFMKTFKDQTAERAVVLERPQQSENSSQIKVGTTFDLMSATEPASVQRRQLPRVNTLLHPGTLPEISLVQHLCSASTGNDSNLQSSNHSAIVSSDERGLQNHAPDLGLSKRQKMYPCLRLALTKQHSASQHLHKSLQDNLFTSHASFHSLIITRNHLAPRKLHPNQLRQRLTPKQSVHALN, from the exons GAGGATCTGGCACAAGACAGCCCAAGCATAGAAAGCAAGTTGGTCGTGCAAATCAAAAGGAAGAAGACAAGCCGAATACTGGCAGGAAACAGGAGGACAGTAAAGGACAAGGTCCTTTCTTCTACGTTGGAGGCACAAGTGGAACTTCATT AATTACCGCCTTCTGCAGGGACAAGGGCTGGAAGCAAATCCTGGATAACAACCGAGATGACTACTACTTTAAATGGTCTGATGCTAAAGTAGTTTCCAACTATCAAAACTTTCAAGAAG GTAAGCAGATGGTGAATCAAATCCCAAACAAAAGTGTCCTGACCAGCAAGTTTGGCCTCTGCTCTTCACTCAAGAACAACGAACGTATAATGAATAAGTATGGCAGGATAACGTTCTCGAG ATTCATGAAACTAGACGAATTTTACCCAGAGACGTATCGAATGGTTATAAAAAGTGAACGTCATGCTTTCTACCAAGCCTTCCAAG AAGGCCAGATTTGGATATCCAAGCCTGCAGAATCATCTCAGGGAAAAGGAATCTTCCTATTGAAGACACTCGATGATCTAAAAGCATTTCATGAAAAATTGGAAAGCACAAAAGAGAATCCCTATATCAGAATGTGTTTCTACAATTCTCCTATTAATAGAATCGTGCAAAG ATACATTGATGAGCCCTTGCTGTTGGAAGGCAGGAAATTTGATGTCCGCTCCTACTTCTTAATCGCCTGCAGTTCACCCTTTGTGACCTTTTTTCGCCATGGTTACGCCAAGCTGACctgtaatgaatacaatccaaacTCTGACGATCTGACGGATCACCTGACCAATCAG TTCATCCAGAAAAAGAACCCCAGGTATAGTGACATGAAGGAGGACACAGTCTGGTCGATGGAACACCTGAATGACTACATTAATGAGAAGTACATGCAAGCAAAGCAGCTCCCCAAGGACTGGGTCTTCACTGATTTTACA AACCGGATACAGCAGATCGTTACCCAGTGTTTCATTGCCAGCAAGGCCAGGCTGGGTAGTAAACTGGGCTATTTTGACCTTTTCGGTTGCGACATTATGATTGATCAGAATTTCAAG GTATGGTTGCTGGAGATTAACTCAAACCCATCTTTACAGACAAACTGTGCAGTCCTCCAATCTGTCGTCCCCAAAGTATTGAATGAAGCTCTTG aTCTGGTGCTTGAAATATTCAAAAAAAGGAGCAGTGGACTGTCCATCATGCCTCTTGAAGCACTGAAAGAATTTGTCCTGTTGTACAATGGTTCCCCAAAAGAGCCATTTATGAAAACATTTAAAGACCAGACAGCAGAGAGAGCAGTGGTTCTTGAACGTCCTCAGCAATCTGAGAACAGCTCTCAGATAAAG GTTGGAACAACTTTTGACCTAATGTCAGCAACAGAGCCTGCCTCAGTTCAGAGAAGACAGTTGCCCAGGGTTAACACCCTCCTCCATCCAGGAACACTCCCAGAGATTTCGCTGGTACAGCATCTTTGTTCTGCCAGTACAGGGAACGACAGTAACCTTCAGTCCAGCAATCACTCAGCCATAGTCTCTTCAGATGAACGAGGTCTTCAGAATCATGCTCCAGATCTTGGTCTTTCCAAGCGACAGAAGATGTATCCGTGTTTAAGGCTAGCACTCACCAAACAACATTCAGCCAGCCAACACTTACATAAGAGTTTGCAGGACAACCTCTTCACATCTCATGCTTCCTTTCATTCCCTGATCATCACGAGGAATCACTTAGCTCCAAGAAAGTTACATCCAAATCAGCTGAGGCAAAGGTTGACTCCAAAGCAATCAGTACATGCCCTGAATTAA
- the LOC140718500 gene encoding protein polyglycylase TTLL10-like isoform X3 translates to MQNPKVKPRKAGMGENSVEKKRNKQTLNRAVQAARHQLGKSSASNPFITGGSGTRQPKHRKQVGRANQKEEDKPNTGRKQEDSKGQGPFFYVGGTSGTSLITAFCRDKGWKQILDNNRDDYYFKWSDAKVVSNYQNFQEGKQMVNQIPNKSVLTSKFGLCSSLKNNERIMNKYGRITFSRFMKLDEFYPETYRMVIKSERHAFYQAFQEGQIWISKPAESSQGKGIFLLKTLDDLKAFHEKLESTKENPYIRMCFYNSPINRIVQRYIDEPLLLEGRKFDVRSYFLIACSSPFVTFFRHGYAKLTCNEYNPNSDDLTDHLTNQFIQKKNPRYSDMKEDTVWSMEHLNDYINEKYMQAKQLPKDWVFTDFTNRIQQIVTQCFIASKARLGSKLGYFDLFGCDIMIDQNFKTNCAVLQSVVPKVLNEALDLVLEIFKKRSSGLSIMPLEALKEFVLLYNGSPKEPFMKTFKDQTAERAVVLERPQQSENSSQIKVGTTFDLMSATEPASVQRRQLPRVNTLLHPGTLPEISLVQHLCSASTGNDSNLQSSNHSAIVSSDERGLQNHAPDLGLSKRQKMYPCLRLALTKQHSASQHLHKSLQDNLFTSHASFHSLIITRNHLAPRKLHPNQLRQRLTPKQSVHALN, encoded by the exons GAGGATCTGGCACAAGACAGCCCAAGCATAGAAAGCAAGTTGGTCGTGCAAATCAAAAGGAAGAAGACAAGCCGAATACTGGCAGGAAACAGGAGGACAGTAAAGGACAAGGTCCTTTCTTCTACGTTGGAGGCACAAGTGGAACTTCATT AATTACCGCCTTCTGCAGGGACAAGGGCTGGAAGCAAATCCTGGATAACAACCGAGATGACTACTACTTTAAATGGTCTGATGCTAAAGTAGTTTCCAACTATCAAAACTTTCAAGAAG GTAAGCAGATGGTGAATCAAATCCCAAACAAAAGTGTCCTGACCAGCAAGTTTGGCCTCTGCTCTTCACTCAAGAACAACGAACGTATAATGAATAAGTATGGCAGGATAACGTTCTCGAG ATTCATGAAACTAGACGAATTTTACCCAGAGACGTATCGAATGGTTATAAAAAGTGAACGTCATGCTTTCTACCAAGCCTTCCAAG AAGGCCAGATTTGGATATCCAAGCCTGCAGAATCATCTCAGGGAAAAGGAATCTTCCTATTGAAGACACTCGATGATCTAAAAGCATTTCATGAAAAATTGGAAAGCACAAAAGAGAATCCCTATATCAGAATGTGTTTCTACAATTCTCCTATTAATAGAATCGTGCAAAG ATACATTGATGAGCCCTTGCTGTTGGAAGGCAGGAAATTTGATGTCCGCTCCTACTTCTTAATCGCCTGCAGTTCACCCTTTGTGACCTTTTTTCGCCATGGTTACGCCAAGCTGACctgtaatgaatacaatccaaacTCTGACGATCTGACGGATCACCTGACCAATCAG TTCATCCAGAAAAAGAACCCCAGGTATAGTGACATGAAGGAGGACACAGTCTGGTCGATGGAACACCTGAATGACTACATTAATGAGAAGTACATGCAAGCAAAGCAGCTCCCCAAGGACTGGGTCTTCACTGATTTTACA AACCGGATACAGCAGATCGTTACCCAGTGTTTCATTGCCAGCAAGGCCAGGCTGGGTAGTAAACTGGGCTATTTTGACCTTTTCGGTTGCGACATTATGATTGATCAGAATTTCAAG ACAAACTGTGCAGTCCTCCAATCTGTCGTCCCCAAAGTATTGAATGAAGCTCTTG aTCTGGTGCTTGAAATATTCAAAAAAAGGAGCAGTGGACTGTCCATCATGCCTCTTGAAGCACTGAAAGAATTTGTCCTGTTGTACAATGGTTCCCCAAAAGAGCCATTTATGAAAACATTTAAAGACCAGACAGCAGAGAGAGCAGTGGTTCTTGAACGTCCTCAGCAATCTGAGAACAGCTCTCAGATAAAG GTTGGAACAACTTTTGACCTAATGTCAGCAACAGAGCCTGCCTCAGTTCAGAGAAGACAGTTGCCCAGGGTTAACACCCTCCTCCATCCAGGAACACTCCCAGAGATTTCGCTGGTACAGCATCTTTGTTCTGCCAGTACAGGGAACGACAGTAACCTTCAGTCCAGCAATCACTCAGCCATAGTCTCTTCAGATGAACGAGGTCTTCAGAATCATGCTCCAGATCTTGGTCTTTCCAAGCGACAGAAGATGTATCCGTGTTTAAGGCTAGCACTCACCAAACAACATTCAGCCAGCCAACACTTACATAAGAGTTTGCAGGACAACCTCTTCACATCTCATGCTTCCTTTCATTCCCTGATCATCACGAGGAATCACTTAGCTCCAAGAAAGTTACATCCAAATCAGCTGAGGCAAAGGTTGACTCCAAAGCAATCAGTACATGCCCTGAATTAA
- the LOC140718500 gene encoding protein polyglycylase TTLL10-like isoform X4, with protein sequence MQNPKVKPRKAGMGENSVEKKRNKQTLNRAVQAARHQLGKSSASNPFITGGSGTRQPKHRKQVGRANQKEEDKPNTGRKQEDSKGQGPFFYVGGTSGTSLITAFCRDKGWKQILDNNRDDYYFKWSDAKVVSNYQNFQEGKQMVNQIPNKSVLTSKFGLCSSLKNNERIMNKYGRITFSRFMKLDEFYPETYRMVIKSERHAFYQAFQEGQIWISKPAESSQGKGIFLLKTLDDLKAFHEKLESTKENPYIRMCFYNSPINRIVQRYIDEPLLLEGRKFDVRSYFLIACSSPFVTFFRHGYAKLTCNEYNPNSDDLTDHLTNQFIQKKNPRYSDMKEDTVWSMEHLNDYINEKYMQAKQLPKDWVFTDFTVWLLEINSNPSLQTNCAVLQSVVPKVLNEALDLVLEIFKKRSSGLSIMPLEALKEFVLLYNGSPKEPFMKTFKDQTAERAVVLERPQQSENSSQIKVGTTFDLMSATEPASVQRRQLPRVNTLLHPGTLPEISLVQHLCSASTGNDSNLQSSNHSAIVSSDERGLQNHAPDLGLSKRQKMYPCLRLALTKQHSASQHLHKSLQDNLFTSHASFHSLIITRNHLAPRKLHPNQLRQRLTPKQSVHALN encoded by the exons GAGGATCTGGCACAAGACAGCCCAAGCATAGAAAGCAAGTTGGTCGTGCAAATCAAAAGGAAGAAGACAAGCCGAATACTGGCAGGAAACAGGAGGACAGTAAAGGACAAGGTCCTTTCTTCTACGTTGGAGGCACAAGTGGAACTTCATT AATTACCGCCTTCTGCAGGGACAAGGGCTGGAAGCAAATCCTGGATAACAACCGAGATGACTACTACTTTAAATGGTCTGATGCTAAAGTAGTTTCCAACTATCAAAACTTTCAAGAAG GTAAGCAGATGGTGAATCAAATCCCAAACAAAAGTGTCCTGACCAGCAAGTTTGGCCTCTGCTCTTCACTCAAGAACAACGAACGTATAATGAATAAGTATGGCAGGATAACGTTCTCGAG ATTCATGAAACTAGACGAATTTTACCCAGAGACGTATCGAATGGTTATAAAAAGTGAACGTCATGCTTTCTACCAAGCCTTCCAAG AAGGCCAGATTTGGATATCCAAGCCTGCAGAATCATCTCAGGGAAAAGGAATCTTCCTATTGAAGACACTCGATGATCTAAAAGCATTTCATGAAAAATTGGAAAGCACAAAAGAGAATCCCTATATCAGAATGTGTTTCTACAATTCTCCTATTAATAGAATCGTGCAAAG ATACATTGATGAGCCCTTGCTGTTGGAAGGCAGGAAATTTGATGTCCGCTCCTACTTCTTAATCGCCTGCAGTTCACCCTTTGTGACCTTTTTTCGCCATGGTTACGCCAAGCTGACctgtaatgaatacaatccaaacTCTGACGATCTGACGGATCACCTGACCAATCAG TTCATCCAGAAAAAGAACCCCAGGTATAGTGACATGAAGGAGGACACAGTCTGGTCGATGGAACACCTGAATGACTACATTAATGAGAAGTACATGCAAGCAAAGCAGCTCCCCAAGGACTGGGTCTTCACTGATTTTACA GTATGGTTGCTGGAGATTAACTCAAACCCATCTTTACAGACAAACTGTGCAGTCCTCCAATCTGTCGTCCCCAAAGTATTGAATGAAGCTCTTG aTCTGGTGCTTGAAATATTCAAAAAAAGGAGCAGTGGACTGTCCATCATGCCTCTTGAAGCACTGAAAGAATTTGTCCTGTTGTACAATGGTTCCCCAAAAGAGCCATTTATGAAAACATTTAAAGACCAGACAGCAGAGAGAGCAGTGGTTCTTGAACGTCCTCAGCAATCTGAGAACAGCTCTCAGATAAAG GTTGGAACAACTTTTGACCTAATGTCAGCAACAGAGCCTGCCTCAGTTCAGAGAAGACAGTTGCCCAGGGTTAACACCCTCCTCCATCCAGGAACACTCCCAGAGATTTCGCTGGTACAGCATCTTTGTTCTGCCAGTACAGGGAACGACAGTAACCTTCAGTCCAGCAATCACTCAGCCATAGTCTCTTCAGATGAACGAGGTCTTCAGAATCATGCTCCAGATCTTGGTCTTTCCAAGCGACAGAAGATGTATCCGTGTTTAAGGCTAGCACTCACCAAACAACATTCAGCCAGCCAACACTTACATAAGAGTTTGCAGGACAACCTCTTCACATCTCATGCTTCCTTTCATTCCCTGATCATCACGAGGAATCACTTAGCTCCAAGAAAGTTACATCCAAATCAGCTGAGGCAAAGGTTGACTCCAAAGCAATCAGTACATGCCCTGAATTAA
- the LOC140718500 gene encoding protein polyglycylase TTLL10-like isoform X5: MQNPKVKPRKAGMGENSVEKKRNKQTLNRAVQAARHQLGKSSASNPFITGGSGTRQPKHRKQVGRANQKEEDKPNTGRKQEDSKGQGPFFYVGGTSGTSLITAFCRDKGWKQILDNNRDDYYFKWSDAKVVSNYQNFQEGKQMVNQIPNKSVLTSKFGLCSSLKNNERIMNKYGRITFSRFMKLDEFYPETYRMVIKSERHAFYQAFQEGQIWISKPAESSQGKGIFLLKTLDDLKAFHEKLESTKENPYIRMCFYNSPINRIVQRYIDEPLLLEGRKFDVRSYFLIACSSPFVTFFRHGYAKLTCNEYNPNSDDLTDHLTNQVWLLEINSNPSLQTNCAVLQSVVPKVLNEALDLVLEIFKKRSSGLSIMPLEALKEFVLLYNGSPKEPFMKTFKDQTAERAVVLERPQQSENSSQIKVGTTFDLMSATEPASVQRRQLPRVNTLLHPGTLPEISLVQHLCSASTGNDSNLQSSNHSAIVSSDERGLQNHAPDLGLSKRQKMYPCLRLALTKQHSASQHLHKSLQDNLFTSHASFHSLIITRNHLAPRKLHPNQLRQRLTPKQSVHALN, encoded by the exons GAGGATCTGGCACAAGACAGCCCAAGCATAGAAAGCAAGTTGGTCGTGCAAATCAAAAGGAAGAAGACAAGCCGAATACTGGCAGGAAACAGGAGGACAGTAAAGGACAAGGTCCTTTCTTCTACGTTGGAGGCACAAGTGGAACTTCATT AATTACCGCCTTCTGCAGGGACAAGGGCTGGAAGCAAATCCTGGATAACAACCGAGATGACTACTACTTTAAATGGTCTGATGCTAAAGTAGTTTCCAACTATCAAAACTTTCAAGAAG GTAAGCAGATGGTGAATCAAATCCCAAACAAAAGTGTCCTGACCAGCAAGTTTGGCCTCTGCTCTTCACTCAAGAACAACGAACGTATAATGAATAAGTATGGCAGGATAACGTTCTCGAG ATTCATGAAACTAGACGAATTTTACCCAGAGACGTATCGAATGGTTATAAAAAGTGAACGTCATGCTTTCTACCAAGCCTTCCAAG AAGGCCAGATTTGGATATCCAAGCCTGCAGAATCATCTCAGGGAAAAGGAATCTTCCTATTGAAGACACTCGATGATCTAAAAGCATTTCATGAAAAATTGGAAAGCACAAAAGAGAATCCCTATATCAGAATGTGTTTCTACAATTCTCCTATTAATAGAATCGTGCAAAG ATACATTGATGAGCCCTTGCTGTTGGAAGGCAGGAAATTTGATGTCCGCTCCTACTTCTTAATCGCCTGCAGTTCACCCTTTGTGACCTTTTTTCGCCATGGTTACGCCAAGCTGACctgtaatgaatacaatccaaacTCTGACGATCTGACGGATCACCTGACCAATCAG GTATGGTTGCTGGAGATTAACTCAAACCCATCTTTACAGACAAACTGTGCAGTCCTCCAATCTGTCGTCCCCAAAGTATTGAATGAAGCTCTTG aTCTGGTGCTTGAAATATTCAAAAAAAGGAGCAGTGGACTGTCCATCATGCCTCTTGAAGCACTGAAAGAATTTGTCCTGTTGTACAATGGTTCCCCAAAAGAGCCATTTATGAAAACATTTAAAGACCAGACAGCAGAGAGAGCAGTGGTTCTTGAACGTCCTCAGCAATCTGAGAACAGCTCTCAGATAAAG GTTGGAACAACTTTTGACCTAATGTCAGCAACAGAGCCTGCCTCAGTTCAGAGAAGACAGTTGCCCAGGGTTAACACCCTCCTCCATCCAGGAACACTCCCAGAGATTTCGCTGGTACAGCATCTTTGTTCTGCCAGTACAGGGAACGACAGTAACCTTCAGTCCAGCAATCACTCAGCCATAGTCTCTTCAGATGAACGAGGTCTTCAGAATCATGCTCCAGATCTTGGTCTTTCCAAGCGACAGAAGATGTATCCGTGTTTAAGGCTAGCACTCACCAAACAACATTCAGCCAGCCAACACTTACATAAGAGTTTGCAGGACAACCTCTTCACATCTCATGCTTCCTTTCATTCCCTGATCATCACGAGGAATCACTTAGCTCCAAGAAAGTTACATCCAAATCAGCTGAGGCAAAGGTTGACTCCAAAGCAATCAGTACATGCCCTGAATTAA